One Candidatus Bathyarchaeota archaeon DNA segment encodes these proteins:
- a CDS encoding cobalamin-dependent protein (Presence of a B(12) (cobalamin)-binding domain implies dependence on cobalamin itself, in one of its several forms, or in some unusual lineages, dependence on a cobalamin-like analog.), producing the protein MKVTLVNPPYPPNAHSHPPFIPLGIAYLGAVAEREGHQVNVIDCQAERLTVEAFRQRISKEQPDIVGVTSTTLLYNQAKQIMEAAKQEHPNATTMIGGSHVTFWDENALNECPSIDVIVRREGELTFMELLQRLQSKKDFSGVLGTTFRGADGKIVRNEDRPFLMDLDSLPSPAYHLLPIDAFHRMGKTIFPLVTSRGCVQWCDFCSTVRMFGRGYRVRNPHKVVDEMEMLHNKYGESQFTFYDDAFTINRNHTIAMCQDILDRKLKVEWDCETRVDAVDKELLEIMHKAGCITVWFGVESGSTKILEKMHKKINREQVKDAFKMAQKAGMMTIASAVIGFPGETEETAWETINFINSLNPDDIGCYIATPYPGTPMYEEVVKNGWLRVTDFNKYDTATPTFETPQLSMERLREIKYKAHQKFYLRPSYVFKMMRRGGTYGRSGLKTSAAYALRAMHIKLS; encoded by the coding sequence GTGAAAGTTACCCTCGTCAACCCCCCTTATCCCCCCAACGCACATTCACATCCCCCATTCATCCCACTGGGCATAGCTTACCTTGGCGCAGTGGCTGAACGGGAAGGACACCAAGTCAACGTTATCGACTGCCAAGCTGAACGCCTCACCGTTGAAGCGTTCCGTCAACGCATAAGCAAAGAGCAACCTGACATTGTCGGTGTAACTTCAACTACTCTGCTCTACAACCAAGCTAAACAGATAATGGAAGCCGCCAAACAGGAACACCCCAACGCTACAACCATGATCGGCGGCAGCCACGTAACTTTTTGGGATGAAAACGCCCTCAACGAGTGTCCAAGCATAGACGTCATCGTCCGCCGAGAAGGCGAGTTGACTTTTATGGAGCTTCTGCAGAGGCTGCAATCTAAAAAGGATTTCTCAGGCGTGTTAGGTACCACTTTCCGTGGCGCAGACGGTAAAATCGTGCGCAACGAAGACCGACCTTTCCTAATGGACCTTGACTCGTTGCCTTCTCCAGCGTATCACTTGTTGCCGATTGATGCGTTTCACCGTATGGGCAAAACCATCTTTCCACTGGTCACTAGCCGCGGCTGCGTTCAGTGGTGTGACTTCTGTAGCACAGTTCGCATGTTCGGTCGAGGATACCGCGTCCGTAACCCCCACAAAGTCGTAGACGAAATGGAAATGCTCCACAACAAGTACGGAGAAAGCCAATTTACATTCTACGACGACGCATTCACCATAAACCGCAACCACACAATCGCCATGTGCCAAGACATCTTGGACCGTAAGCTAAAAGTCGAGTGGGACTGTGAAACCCGTGTTGACGCAGTCGATAAAGAACTGTTGGAAATTATGCATAAAGCGGGTTGCATTACGGTTTGGTTCGGTGTCGAATCTGGTTCAACAAAAATCCTTGAGAAGATGCATAAGAAAATTAACCGTGAACAAGTCAAAGATGCCTTTAAGATGGCGCAGAAAGCAGGCATGATGACCATTGCCTCTGCAGTCATCGGTTTCCCTGGTGAAACAGAGGAAACCGCGTGGGAAACCATCAACTTTATCAATTCACTTAACCCTGACGACATAGGCTGCTACATCGCCACACCATACCCGGGCACCCCCATGTATGAGGAAGTGGTGAAAAACGGTTGGCTTCGCGTAACTGACTTCAACAAATACGACACCGCAACCCCGACCTTCGAAACCCCACAGTTAAGCATGGAGCGCCTCAGAGAAATCAAGTACAAAGCTCATCAGAAATTCTATCTTCGCCCAAGCTACGTGTTCAAGATGATGCGCCGAGGCGGAACATACGGCCGCTCAGGACTCAAAACTTCTGCAGCTTACGCTTTGCGTGCGATGCACATAAAACTCTCCTAA
- a CDS encoding radical SAM protein: MKITLVNPPYPPSVHSHPPFIPLGIGYLGAVAEKAGHQVTVIDCQAERLTYETFRTRIAQTPSDVIGATATTLLYKSAMNILTIAKEVQPNSVTILGGSHGTFWDENALKEYPALDVVVRREGEETLLELAEKLENHRELKGVLGITYRDGERIARNPDRPFIEDLDSLPFPAHHLMPIEKLKHNGKILIPLVSSRGCVYWCDFCSTVRMFGRGYRMRSAKNVVDEMQFVHEKYGVDQVTFYDDAFSVDRTRVLKICEELHNRKLKLIWDCGTRVDMVDRELMKTMKDAGCIAVWMGVESGSEAVLGAMNKSIKLEQTRKAFKTAHEVGLMTIANVVLGFPGETEETAKQTIRFVQQLNPEDVGFYIATPYPGTPMYDQVVKNGWLRVNDFDRFDTAGPTFETPQLSMTKIAELRYKAYQQFYLRPGYVLHMMRLGGTYGKSAVKTSGAYLLRALHLKYW; encoded by the coding sequence ATGAAAATAACTCTAGTTAACCCGCCATACCCGCCAAGCGTCCACTCCCATCCACCTTTCATACCGCTCGGCATCGGTTATTTGGGTGCTGTCGCTGAAAAAGCAGGGCACCAAGTCACAGTCATCGACTGCCAAGCCGAAAGACTCACTTACGAAACCTTCCGAACCCGCATCGCCCAGACACCCTCAGACGTCATCGGCGCAACCGCCACCACGTTGCTCTATAAATCCGCCATGAACATACTCACTATCGCTAAAGAGGTGCAGCCTAACTCAGTCACGATTCTTGGCGGTTCGCATGGAACTTTCTGGGATGAAAACGCCCTCAAAGAGTATCCCGCCCTGGATGTTGTGGTGCGGCGGGAAGGCGAAGAGACTCTGCTGGAACTTGCAGAAAAACTCGAAAACCACCGTGAACTCAAGGGTGTCTTGGGCATAACTTACCGCGACGGTGAGCGAATCGCCCGCAACCCCGACCGTCCATTCATAGAGGACTTGGATAGTTTGCCTTTTCCAGCGCATCATCTTATGCCGATAGAGAAACTCAAACACAACGGCAAAATCCTCATTCCACTAGTAAGCAGCCGCGGTTGCGTGTATTGGTGTGACTTCTGCAGTACAGTGCGCATGTTTGGGCGTGGATATCGCATGCGTAGCGCCAAGAACGTGGTTGACGAAATGCAGTTTGTGCACGAAAAATATGGCGTTGACCAAGTTACATTCTACGATGACGCATTCAGCGTCGACCGCACTCGTGTGCTCAAGATATGTGAGGAACTTCACAACCGCAAGCTCAAGCTGATTTGGGACTGCGGCACACGCGTAGACATGGTAGACCGCGAACTCATGAAAACCATGAAAGATGCAGGTTGCATCGCGGTTTGGATGGGTGTAGAGTCAGGTTCCGAAGCAGTTCTAGGCGCCATGAACAAAAGCATAAAACTCGAGCAAACACGCAAAGCATTCAAAACAGCTCACGAAGTCGGCTTAATGACCATCGCAAACGTCGTCTTAGGATTCCCTGGCGAAACTGAAGAAACCGCTAAACAGACCATCCGCTTCGTTCAGCAACTAAACCCCGAAGATGTGGGTTTCTACATTGCTACACCTTATCCGGGAACACCGATGTATGATCAGGTAGTGAAAAACGGTTGGTTACGTGTGAATGATTTTGACCGTTTTGACACCGCTGGACCCACCTTTGAAACGCCACAGTTAAGCATGACAAAAATCGCGGAACTCAGGTACAAGGCGTATCAGCAATTCTATCTGCGTCCAGGTTACGTGTTGCATATGATGCGACTGGGCGGAACATACGGCAAGTCCGCAGTGAAAACTTCAGGCGCCTATCTACTGCGCGCTCTCCACTTGAAGTACTGGTAG
- a CDS encoding DUF1616 domain-containing protein yields the protein MLTLKPLRWLELVFGFTVLTLLATYLIPGDSALVGVRFVLGFVFIVFLPGYCLVNILFQGKNKLDVIESFVLSVALSFGLAGLIGLFLGLSPIGINFLSITISLAVAVLVLAAVAYLRKRSEKLPVLQVESAQ from the coding sequence GTGCTCACCCTGAAACCGCTAAGATGGTTAGAACTCGTCTTCGGATTCACCGTTTTAACACTACTCGCCACTTACCTTATCCCAGGAGACTCCGCTTTAGTCGGCGTCAGATTTGTCCTTGGCTTTGTTTTCATAGTTTTCCTGCCAGGGTACTGCTTAGTTAACATATTATTCCAAGGCAAAAACAAGCTTGACGTAATCGAAAGCTTTGTGCTCTCTGTAGCCTTAAGTTTCGGTTTAGCAGGTTTAATCGGTTTATTCTTGGGACTATCACCCATCGGAATAAACTTTCTCTCCATCACCATATCGCTTGCAGTAGCAGTACTGGTGCTCGCCGCTGTGGCGTACCTGAGAAAACGCAGCGAAAAACTACCAGTACTTCAAGTGGAGAGCGCGCAGTAG
- a CDS encoding tetrahydromethanopterin S-methyltransferase subunit H (Part of a complex that catalyzes the formation of methyl-coenzyme M and tetrahydromethanopterin from coenzyme M and methyl-tetrahydromethanopterin. This is an energy-conserving, sodium-ion translocating step. MtrH catalyzes the transfer of the methyl group from methyl-tetrahydromethanopterin to the corrinoid prosthetic group of mtrA) has product MSFKFNTPQKIYEIGNIKIGGQPGETPTFLIGSIFWLGQKMVQDANKGIFDAKAAEDIINRCQTQSDITGVKFALDIVGTTETAFEKYIDFVPKHTDAPLMLDAMSPKTRMAAANLAKKMGLTDRCLYNSVYKGVTDAELANLKESGIKMSIVLADDPKDTTLEGKMKVIVEALALAEKGGITKPLIDTAIPAFEPDMGTSVRAIPIMKEKYGHPVGLGSGNVVTTMGWVKANIAKEFRKGTVCSTNTIMQMAGANWLMIGPAEQAEWVFPAAAITDTYIASAAADLGTRPLEETHPIYKAFM; this is encoded by the coding sequence ATGTCCTTTAAATTCAACACTCCACAAAAAATATACGAGATTGGGAACATCAAAATTGGCGGTCAACCAGGCGAGACCCCGACTTTTCTAATCGGCTCCATCTTCTGGCTCGGCCAAAAAATGGTCCAAGACGCCAACAAAGGCATCTTTGACGCCAAAGCTGCAGAAGACATCATCAACCGATGCCAAACCCAAAGCGACATCACCGGCGTAAAGTTCGCACTAGACATTGTCGGCACAACTGAAACAGCATTCGAAAAATACATCGACTTCGTCCCGAAACACACTGACGCACCACTCATGCTCGACGCAATGAGCCCCAAAACACGTATGGCAGCCGCCAACTTGGCAAAGAAAATGGGCTTAACAGACAGATGCCTCTACAACTCAGTCTACAAAGGCGTAACAGACGCTGAACTTGCAAACCTAAAAGAAAGCGGCATCAAAATGTCCATTGTTCTAGCTGACGATCCAAAAGACACAACCCTTGAAGGCAAAATGAAGGTTATCGTAGAAGCCTTAGCATTAGCCGAAAAAGGCGGAATCACCAAACCACTCATCGACACAGCCATCCCCGCATTCGAACCAGACATGGGCACATCCGTCAGAGCCATACCCATCATGAAAGAAAAGTATGGTCACCCAGTCGGATTAGGCAGCGGCAACGTTGTCACAACCATGGGTTGGGTTAAAGCAAACATCGCCAAAGAATTCCGCAAAGGAACAGTTTGCTCAACAAACACCATCATGCAGATGGCAGGCGCAAACTGGCTCATGATCGGTCCAGCTGAACAAGCAGAATGGGTCTTCCCAGCCGCAGCAATCACAGACACATACATCGCATCAGCCGCAGCAGATCTCGGAACAAGACCACTCGAAGAAACTCACCCAATCTACAAGGCGTTCATGTAA
- a CDS encoding cobalamin-dependent protein (Presence of a B(12) (cobalamin)-binding domain implies dependence on cobalamin itself, in one of its several forms, or in some unusual lineages, dependence on a cobalamin-like analog.) → MSWLKSMMEKEPPEPENPLGIVVIGNIEPDMHDTAKEAVRRSLKRAGFKTIDAGKSVAPQVFVDKVKENNANLIALSVNTVPAKNNLAKLDELLKAAGLKDKVGIIMGGAAVKKEDADAFGALFGKNKEEAPELAKKALKK, encoded by the coding sequence ATGTCGTGGCTTAAATCTATGATGGAAAAAGAACCACCAGAACCAGAGAATCCCTTAGGCATTGTCGTTATCGGCAACATCGAACCAGACATGCATGACACAGCAAAAGAAGCAGTCAGACGCAGTCTAAAACGTGCAGGCTTCAAAACCATTGACGCAGGCAAAAGTGTTGCACCACAAGTTTTCGTTGACAAAGTCAAAGAAAACAACGCAAACCTCATCGCACTCTCAGTCAACACTGTCCCAGCAAAGAACAACCTCGCAAAACTAGACGAACTTCTCAAAGCAGCAGGCCTCAAAGACAAAGTCGGCATCATCATGGGCGGAGCAGCAGTCAAGAAAGAAGACGCAGACGCATTCGGTGCACTCTTCGGCAAGAACAAGGAAGAAGCTCCTGAACTTGCAAAGAAAGCACTCAAGAAATAA
- a CDS encoding AAA family ATPase, with product MKVAVAGKGGVGKTLIAGGLARGFAERNLKTIAIDADSSPNLGLTLGLSAEETRKIVPISENKPLVESKTSTGYSHIYNLNFSVDDIVKQYSVPTPLGANLIVMGTVQSMGAGCMCAPTAVIRALLRHLVVERNEAVVLDLEAGVEHIGRGTARQVDHLLIVADSNLKSLEIAKHIHDLASAAGMKNLHLIGNRVMNDTQKQAIQDFADQNGISVLAYVPWDQKVIESDMLGVTPLKNKEIEAVQVIDKICESLLSKPS from the coding sequence ATGAAAGTCGCTGTTGCAGGTAAAGGTGGAGTAGGTAAAACCCTCATCGCAGGCGGATTAGCCAGAGGCTTCGCCGAGAGAAATTTGAAAACTATCGCTATTGATGCGGATTCTTCGCCGAATCTGGGTTTAACTCTGGGGCTTTCAGCTGAAGAAACCCGCAAAATAGTGCCCATTTCAGAAAATAAGCCGCTTGTAGAGTCAAAAACAAGCACAGGCTATTCACATATCTACAACCTAAACTTCTCAGTAGACGATATAGTCAAACAATACTCCGTACCAACCCCGCTTGGCGCAAACCTCATAGTCATGGGCACCGTGCAATCGATGGGCGCAGGCTGCATGTGTGCACCAACCGCTGTTATCCGAGCTCTGCTTAGGCATCTTGTGGTGGAGCGCAACGAAGCCGTAGTTTTGGACCTTGAAGCAGGCGTTGAACACATCGGGAGAGGTACAGCAAGACAAGTCGACCATCTCTTAATCGTTGCAGACTCTAACTTGAAGTCGCTGGAAATCGCCAAACACATCCACGACCTCGCCTCAGCAGCAGGCATGAAAAACCTCCACTTAATCGGCAACCGAGTAATGAACGACACCCAAAAACAAGCTATTCAAGATTTTGCAGACCAAAACGGTATCAGCGTTCTTGCTTATGTTCCGTGGGATCAAAAAGTCATCGAGTCCGACATGTTGGGGGTGACTCCGCTTAAGAACAAAGAAATCGAAGCGGTTCAAGTTATCGATAAAATCTGTGAGAGTCTTCTTAGTAAACCCTCTTAA
- the nikR gene encoding nickel-responsive transcriptional regulator NikR encodes MSIISLSIPKPLIEKIDTYIKEQGYANRSEIVRQALRAYLSEAKRIEELKGNITATITIIYQKGHRTSGQTTDSQHHFNNVVLTFLHTHIEEGICIEVIVAKGDCQTIKEFIKTLKTNRQVAEVKVTLL; translated from the coding sequence ATGAGCATCATCAGCCTATCCATCCCAAAACCCCTCATAGAAAAAATCGACACCTACATAAAAGAACAAGGCTACGCAAACCGCTCCGAAATCGTCCGCCAAGCCCTAAGAGCATACCTCTCCGAAGCCAAACGCATAGAAGAACTCAAAGGAAACATAACCGCCACCATAACCATAATCTACCAAAAAGGCCACCGAACCAGCGGACAAACCACGGATAGCCAACACCACTTCAACAACGTAGTCTTAACTTTTCTGCACACCCACATCGAAGAAGGAATCTGCATAGAAGTAATCGTAGCAAAAGGCGACTGTCAGACCATCAAAGAATTCATAAAAACTTTAAAAACTAACCGACAAGTAGCTGAAGTAAAAGTTACCCTGCTCTAA
- a CDS encoding ZIP family metal transporter produces MIEWALTILSVIAVSAIALGGISFLWVSETKLKKAFIYLVSFAAGGLLGDVFLHLLPEAIETGFETTTGLIILTGILSSFAVERFLQWRHCHIPTSGEHPHSFAYMNLFGDSVHNLIDGLIIGASYLASIPLGIATTIAVIFHEIPQEMGDFGVLVYGGFSKKKAVFFNFLTALTAVVGAIIALALGSVIEGFVPLLIPFAAGNFIYIAGSDLIPELRKDKPEPKKSAFQLAALVLGIVPMILLLFLE; encoded by the coding sequence ATGATCGAATGGGCACTAACCATCCTAAGCGTCATAGCAGTCAGCGCAATAGCCCTCGGCGGCATATCCTTCCTGTGGGTATCAGAAACAAAACTCAAAAAAGCCTTCATATACCTCGTCAGCTTCGCCGCAGGCGGCCTATTAGGCGACGTATTCCTCCACCTCCTCCCAGAAGCCATCGAAACAGGCTTCGAAACCACAACCGGCCTCATAATCCTAACAGGCATCCTCTCATCATTTGCAGTAGAACGCTTCCTCCAATGGCGCCACTGCCACATACCCACTTCAGGCGAACACCCCCACTCCTTTGCCTACATGAACCTCTTTGGCGACAGCGTCCACAACCTCATCGACGGCTTAATCATCGGCGCCAGCTACTTAGCCAGCATACCCCTCGGAATAGCCACCACAATCGCGGTTATTTTCCATGAGATACCTCAGGAAATGGGGGACTTTGGCGTGCTTGTCTACGGAGGTTTTAGTAAAAAGAAAGCGGTGTTCTTTAACTTTCTAACAGCTTTGACTGCTGTTGTAGGTGCAATAATTGCGCTTGCTTTGGGTTCGGTCATTGAAGGGTTTGTTCCGCTTTTGATTCCTTTTGCAGCAGGCAACTTTATCTACATTGCAGGGTCAGATTTGATTCCAGAGTTGCGCAAGGATAAGCCTGAACCCAAAAAATCCGCCTTCCAACTAGCTGCTTTAGTGTTGGGGATTGTTCCGATGATTCTTTTGCTCTTTTTAGAGTAA
- a CDS encoding MBL fold metallo-hydrolase, with product MAAATVKLKEAKKLEITSLMDNTVDFLSSSNRTEVQSLWQWAGRSRSEMPFAEHGFSMLIRVFSDKKVHSILFDTGISPEGVVENAKRMGLDLGEVDYVVLSHGHYDHFGGLNSALKTINKEDLPLVTHEDMFKRRGTKGSKGEIHQYPPFPKTAKAHSKIINTTNPLLIASDLACVTGEIPRTVEFEKGLTNSQIFSKGTWQPDPLIADERAIVFNVKSKGLVVISGCAHAGIINTLKYAQQIVGVKEVYAVLGGFHLAGKEFEKRIEPTVEMLKQFSPKMIVPSHCTGWRALHRIHQEFQDTFVSNSVGNRYLL from the coding sequence TTGGCGGCTGCAACGGTCAAGCTAAAAGAGGCAAAAAAATTAGAGATAACTTCTTTAATGGATAACACGGTTGATTTTCTTTCCAGCAGCAATCGAACGGAAGTGCAGTCGCTTTGGCAGTGGGCGGGGCGGTCGCGCTCAGAGATGCCGTTTGCGGAGCATGGTTTCTCGATGCTCATCAGAGTCTTTAGCGATAAAAAAGTGCATTCTATCCTTTTCGACACAGGCATAAGTCCAGAGGGGGTTGTGGAGAATGCCAAGCGGATGGGGTTAGATTTAGGCGAGGTCGACTACGTGGTGCTTTCTCACGGGCACTATGACCACTTCGGAGGCTTAAACTCAGCCCTCAAAACAATCAACAAAGAAGACCTGCCGCTTGTGACCCATGAGGACATGTTTAAGCGCCGAGGAACCAAAGGCTCTAAAGGAGAAATCCACCAGTACCCACCATTCCCAAAAACAGCTAAGGCGCATTCAAAAATCATCAACACAACAAACCCCCTACTGATTGCCTCAGACCTTGCTTGCGTAACCGGAGAAATCCCCCGAACAGTAGAATTTGAAAAAGGCCTAACTAACAGCCAAATTTTCAGCAAGGGCACATGGCAGCCTGACCCGCTTATTGCAGATGAGCGCGCCATAGTTTTCAACGTAAAAAGCAAGGGGTTGGTGGTTATTTCTGGCTGTGCCCACGCAGGCATCATCAACACACTAAAGTATGCTCAACAGATAGTGGGAGTCAAAGAGGTTTATGCTGTGCTGGGGGGCTTCCATCTTGCGGGCAAAGAATTTGAGAAAAGAATCGAGCCCACTGTTGAGATGCTAAAGCAGTTCAGCCCAAAAATGATTGTGCCTTCGCATTGCACAGGGTGGCGTGCACTTCACCGCATTCACCAAGAATTTCAAGACACATTCGTATCAAACAGTGTTGGCAACCGGTATTTACTCTAG
- a CDS encoding Lrp/AsnC family transcriptional regulator, which produces MDEIDRKIISQLQKDARTTLKDLEKITGFTSMGIKKRLNKLVQSGAIKNQALINPTAFGLTPAMILLEMEDSKAMQDIMNRFRDCPRVVHFFKTIGGYNLIALVIAENQDTLDSISVEKCSLRSSPGIRRSEFYPISQNEFSQFLQIREYLTHKGKDKAPCKVDCCTCARYEAKKCVGCPSTVHYRGTL; this is translated from the coding sequence ATGGACGAAATAGACCGAAAAATAATCAGCCAACTCCAAAAAGACGCCCGCACAACCCTAAAAGACCTCGAAAAAATCACAGGCTTCACCAGCATGGGCATCAAAAAAAGACTCAACAAACTCGTACAAAGCGGCGCCATAAAAAACCAAGCCCTAATCAACCCCACCGCCTTCGGACTCACACCCGCCATGATACTGCTAGAAATGGAAGACTCCAAAGCCATGCAAGACATCATGAACCGATTCCGCGACTGCCCCCGCGTAGTCCACTTCTTCAAAACCATAGGCGGATACAACCTCATCGCATTGGTCATAGCTGAAAACCAAGACACACTCGACAGCATATCCGTAGAAAAATGCTCCCTCAGAAGCAGCCCAGGCATCCGCCGATCAGAATTCTACCCCATAAGCCAAAACGAATTCTCACAATTCCTGCAAATCAGAGAATACCTAACCCACAAAGGCAAAGACAAAGCACCCTGCAAAGTCGACTGCTGCACATGCGCAAGGTACGAGGCAAAAAAATGCGTCGGTTGCCCCTCCACCGTGCATTACCGAGGCACCCTATAA
- a CDS encoding NifB/NifX family molybdenum-iron cluster-binding protein: MTQKIVIPVEDQNGLDSKVASHFGKAPYFASIDLNGRGQIIETKIDPNTGEHLGGTGHPHENLLALKPTVIIACAMGPGGLHSFQNAGIMVLKAHGSTVSEVIANFKEGKLTPLTGGCPHAHEHHHTH; the protein is encoded by the coding sequence GTGACCCAAAAAATCGTAATACCCGTAGAAGACCAAAACGGATTAGACTCAAAAGTAGCCTCCCACTTCGGCAAAGCACCCTACTTCGCATCCATCGACCTAAACGGACGCGGCCAAATCATCGAAACAAAAATCGACCCAAACACAGGAGAACACCTCGGCGGCACAGGCCACCCACACGAAAACCTGCTCGCACTAAAACCCACCGTAATCATAGCCTGCGCTATGGGACCAGGCGGGCTGCACAGTTTTCAGAATGCGGGAATAATGGTGCTAAAAGCACACGGCAGCACCGTCAGCGAGGTAATTGCTAACTTTAAAGAGGGCAAACTGACGCCATTAACTGGCGGTTGCCCACATGCACACGAACACCACCACACCCACTAA
- a CDS encoding flavodoxin domain-containing protein produces the protein MKTALIVYWSKTGNTEKVAKAIEVGLTEAGLQVTVKKPEEAEALDFFDYDLVCVGCPSYSWHPPEPVTNFLKKKFAEYRQNGKIKPSAPKVPGKNALIFVTYSGPHTGIAEATPVGKDIGQYFEHLGFTVLDEWYVLSEFHGSLEHSTQGRLGDVRGMPTAEQLQVIKDDSRRIACLI, from the coding sequence GTGAAAACTGCACTTATCGTTTATTGGTCTAAAACTGGCAATACAGAAAAAGTCGCCAAAGCCATCGAAGTGGGTCTAACCGAGGCAGGTTTGCAGGTTACCGTAAAGAAGCCTGAAGAAGCCGAGGCGTTAGACTTCTTTGATTATGACTTGGTCTGTGTCGGCTGTCCCTCGTATTCTTGGCATCCCCCCGAACCTGTCACTAACTTTTTGAAGAAAAAATTTGCCGAGTACCGCCAAAACGGTAAAATCAAGCCCTCAGCCCCAAAAGTGCCAGGCAAAAACGCGCTGATCTTTGTAACTTACTCTGGGCCTCACACTGGAATCGCTGAGGCAACCCCTGTGGGCAAGGACATAGGGCAGTATTTCGAGCATTTGGGTTTCACTGTACTTGATGAATGGTACGTTTTAAGTGAATTCCACGGTTCCCTTGAACATAGCACGCAGGGTCGATTGGGCGACGTGAGGGGTATGCCTACAGCGGAACAGTTGCAGGTTATCAAAGACGATTCAAGGCGTATTGCATGCCTCATCTAG